atcagtcAGTCATTGTGCTTCAAATCATCAATGTCAGTTAAtataagactgttttttttttctagatctCTGTTACCTGGAGGAAATGGATGTGATCAtctgtgtgtgaaagctgctccagctcagtgTTTCTCCTCTTCAGATCATCAatctcctgctccagtcgcTCCATTTGTTCTTCAGCTCGACTCACTGCAGCCttttcctgatctctgatcCGCTGTGTCACCTCAGAGCGGcttctctcaatggagcggatgagctcagtaaagatcctctcactgtcctccactgctgtctgtgcagagcgctgttACACACACATCACAATCAGCTCTTAGAGACACAGACTGAGAGACACAGCGGCTTCAGTGGGACTGAAAGAGGAGAGTCAAACTGAGTCTCAAActtctcttcttctccaaaCTCACCTTATGAGACTCCACAGCCGCTCTCAGCTGCTCAAGATCTTTCTGTCTCTGCTGGATTCTCTGCTGGATTTCACTCTGTGTCTCCTTCAAGTGTTtctggagaagaaaaaaaaaagaaagaaaaaacccCCAGCAAACTCAAGACTTATTACATAAAAGTATCAAAATCATCATGTAAATAGTCGCctgttgaattaaaaaaatgtctttacagcATTTCTCAAGAGATGTAAGATCATTATTTGAATTTAGGTTAGACATGAAGTCCTTTCACAAGAAGGgtcatatataattattattttccttttctGCAGTCATGAATTAATGTGAAGCAGACATGGACAACAATAACAAAGCAGTGACAGCAATGTTCAATTAGAGCAGAGAACGCAATGCAATGCACAGAGTTGTCATGTAGTAACTCTCAATGGGAGTGAAGATCACATGATGCAATAATGATACAGCTGGATACTGCAGTGAGGAGAAACACTTGAAGTGTCAGCATTAATACATCAATGTGTTGTTTCAGTTCATACCTCTTTCTCTGTCCTCTCTGCTGCAGTTGATACAGTCTCATGGTTTTTATGTTCATCCATTGCACACAACATACAAACACATTGCTGGTCAGTACGACAGAAAACCTCCAGAAGTTTATCATGTTGATGGCAGATCATCTGCTGCAGTCGTCCAGTGGCATCAGTCACTTTGTGTCGCTTTCCTGAGCGAAACTCTTCATGACGctcaaaatgagtttgacaGTAAGACTCCAGACACACCAGACAGGACTTGACAGCTTTGTGTTTTCTTCCAGTACAGATGTCACACTCCACGTCTCCAGATCCAGCAGGAACAGCAGCTTTTAGTTTGGtcttcttcagtttctccaccaCTTCAGCCAGCATGGTGTTTTTACTTAAGGCAGGTCTTGGACTGAAGGTCTTtctgcactgagggcagctgtagactctcTTCTGATCCTCTTGATCCCAGCAGTCTGTAATGCAGCTcatacagtaactgtgtccacagggaATGGTCACTGGATCCTTCAGGAGATCCAGACACACTGGACAGATGAACTGCTCCAATGAAAAAACACTAGCTTCAGCCATTTCACTGCACCTACAGCAACATAGAGACACTAACAACAGCTCAACAGCACATCAGTTCAGTTTCTCGTAACTGAGTTTCCTGGTTCTGTGTTTGAGAGACGTGTGCAAAGCAGGCGTGTCTGTAAGTCTGTAAACTCACATACTGAAATGTCCACTGGATGTCAGTCTTCCACTGACATGCAGTGTGCTACTTTTATAAATGACCCttacaaaaaagtaaagttcaagtatattttccaAGTAAGTATTTAAGTCTACCTTAAGTATACTTTGGTATACTAGCAAATATACAGTATAGACCAAAGTATGGACCTGTTCCAGTACCCACTTGTGGTCTTGGCCACTTGAGAATATCTGCACTTGACAGGAAGTAAGTGTGCAAGACTGTCCCAGGTTTGAAAAGTGGCAAATCTCATGGCTATTAATGCACACTAAATGTACATTTCAGAACGGTGTTTGAAGTGTATCTCATCATTCATCATGGTCAGGAACTCACATGCAACTTTGtagtgtaaattaatttaattagataatttgtgtaaaatgttttatttaattattaataattaaatcgTGTcagaaaagtttattttaagtgtGGGTATTGGAACACTCTCaacaacacttttatttaatcttttgatcaagattcttttaataaaaagtataaagtatTCTAAATATGC
Above is a genomic segment from Labeo rohita strain BAU-BD-2019 unplaced genomic scaffold, IGBB_LRoh.1.0 scaffold_341, whole genome shotgun sequence containing:
- the LOC127160385 gene encoding tripartite motif-containing protein 16-like gives rise to the protein MAEASVFSLEQFICPVCLDLLKDPVTIPCGHSYCMSCITDCWDQEDQKRVYSCPQCRKTFSPRPALSKNTMLAEVVEKLKKTKLKAAVPAGSGDVECDICTGRKHKAVKSCLVCLESYCQTHFERHEEFRSGKRHKVTDATGRLQQMICHQHDKLLEVFCRTDQQCVCMLCAMDEHKNHETVSTAAERTEKEKHLKETQSEIQQRIQQRQKDLEQLRAAVESHKRSAQTAVEDSERIFTELIRSIERSRSEVTQRIRDQEKAAVSRAEEQMERLEQEIDDLKRRNTELEQLSHTDDHIHFLQSVLSLSAPPESTENISVSFLFSFDGVRESVSQLRHKLEDFCKELMKKISDTQSNIVPRIKEDFLQYSHQFTLDVNTVHKLLSLSNWKEEVFFTSKLQPYPDHPDRFDVYPQVLCRESVSGCCYWEVEWGGNGRSGGVNISVSYKSISRKGSGYECFFGYNDQSWSLFCSDRSFSFWHNNKETKLPVPSSCGRIGVYVDHSAGTLSFYSVSDTMNLIHTVQTTFTQPLYPGFNVWGSMNLPDLQL